The following proteins come from a genomic window of Nostoc sp. ATCC 53789:
- a CDS encoding KTSC domain-containing protein: MRLSKVDLSGLVAIAHSDGYLQLLLDRGDELEFLEIPAPIQAYEGLQELNEAIAHTPALPFEEEPIAMLPVSSSMAIALGYDRDEQILQVEFQSGSVYQYLGVDEDTWEDLHASDSVGSFFNQEIKGRYDCDRLDNADYNY, translated from the coding sequence ATGAGGCTATCTAAGGTAGACTTGAGCGGTTTAGTAGCGATCGCTCACTCTGATGGATATTTGCAGTTGTTGCTAGATCGAGGTGACGAACTAGAGTTTTTGGAAATTCCGGCACCGATACAAGCTTATGAAGGATTGCAAGAACTAAACGAGGCAATCGCCCATACGCCTGCACTACCTTTTGAAGAAGAACCAATAGCTATGTTACCAGTTAGCTCATCAATGGCGATCGCTTTAGGATACGATCGCGACGAACAAATTTTGCAAGTTGAGTTTCAAAGTGGATCTGTTTATCAGTACTTAGGCGTAGACGAGGATACCTGGGAAGATTTACACGCCTCTGATTCAGTTGGCAGCTTTTTCAATCAAGAGATTAAAGGCAGATATGACTGCGATCGTCTAGATAATGCAGATTATAACTATTGA
- a CDS encoding molybdenum cofactor biosynthesis protein MoaE yields the protein MTTTLISAVKPKAEDSFAISFAPLSLEEIYAKSDDPANGAVVLMSGVVRNQTDGKPVIALEYQAYEPMALRIFYQIAADIRLSTSDVNRVVIHHRTGRLQVGEISVLVAVGCPHRSEAFEACQYAIDTLKHNAPIWKKEHWEDGSSRWVSIGACEQLAENCS from the coding sequence ATGACGACTACACTTATTTCTGCTGTTAAACCAAAAGCCGAAGATAGTTTTGCCATTAGCTTTGCACCATTGTCTCTTGAAGAAATCTATGCCAAGTCTGACGATCCAGCCAACGGTGCTGTGGTTCTGATGAGTGGCGTAGTTCGCAATCAAACTGATGGTAAACCTGTAATTGCTCTAGAGTATCAAGCCTACGAACCTATGGCATTGCGGATATTTTATCAAATTGCTGCTGATATTCGCTTATCTACGTCTGATGTAAATCGGGTAGTGATTCATCATCGCACCGGACGTTTGCAAGTTGGAGAAATTAGCGTTTTAGTAGCAGTGGGTTGTCCTCATCGGAGTGAGGCATTTGAAGCTTGCCAGTATGCTATTGATACCCTCAAACACAATGCACCTATATGGAAGAAAGAACATTGGGAAGATGGTTCTAGTCGCTGGGTAAGTATCGGTGCTTGCGAACAGTTAGCAGAAAATTGTTCTTAG
- a CDS encoding DUF2103 domain-containing protein, producing the protein MGKPTADSLRAASQKAARLVWNHSTHLSGLIPILERLCQQDGIQTVTPGVIGRARGHCPKMQLRISVPIRGGYKVIARQGKTVQEVFILTPLEQSELETALAIAMKS; encoded by the coding sequence ATGGGCAAACCCACCGCAGATTCACTCCGGGCGGCTTCACAAAAAGCTGCCAGACTGGTTTGGAATCACTCGACACACCTTTCTGGTCTGATCCCAATTTTAGAACGTCTTTGTCAGCAGGATGGCATCCAAACGGTAACGCCGGGAGTGATTGGGCGGGCAAGAGGTCATTGTCCAAAAATGCAACTGCGTATCTCAGTACCTATTCGCGGCGGCTATAAAGTAATTGCACGGCAGGGGAAGACGGTACAAGAAGTGTTTATTTTAACCCCTTTGGAGCAGTCAGAACTGGAAACGGCATTAGCGATCGCAATGAAATCTTGA
- the clpS gene encoding ATP-dependent Clp protease adapter ClpS, whose amino-acid sequence MVTNLSADVYGMTTAPTITPERSSQVTRKTYPNYKVIVLNDDFNTFQHVAECLMKYIPGMSGDRAWDLTNQVHYEGQAIVWVGPQEPAELYHQQLRRAGLTMAPLEAA is encoded by the coding sequence ATGGTTACGAACCTTTCAGCAGATGTTTACGGGATGACCACAGCACCAACTATAACTCCTGAACGGTCTAGTCAAGTTACCCGTAAGACTTATCCGAATTACAAAGTGATTGTATTAAATGATGATTTTAATACATTCCAACATGTGGCTGAATGTTTGATGAAATATATTCCGGGAATGAGTGGCGATCGCGCGTGGGATCTGACTAATCAGGTACACTATGAAGGTCAAGCGATCGTTTGGGTCGGCCCTCAAGAACCTGCGGAACTTTATCACCAGCAGCTGCGCCGAGCAGGTTTGACAATGGCACCTCTAGAAGCAGCTTAA
- a CDS encoding FAD-dependent oxidoreductase, with amino-acid sequence MKHRHKVAYSLISLIGLNFISSLVVFDSAIAAPTSKAIATLPRTPDKSVNCEILVVGGGLSGVATAYEGLLAGRTVCLTEITDWLGGQISSQGTSALDERPTQRALKFYSRGYLELRNRIGRKYGKLNPGDCWVSDSCFLPRDAHAILVDMLKDAEKQGKGKLQWFPNTVIKDLEIAADGKIINSAIAIQHQPPKGAPPLNTFTLSQSIEDSYSYENSSRFTKTILRFLPKEVKGDAPKWYVVDASETGEIIALADVPYRLGIDARSYLEPSSSSTNNDPYCPQGFTYTFAMEATKEPQPQAMPPFYLQYAPYFSYELTRLANFDLVFTYRRIWSPNKGKPAKFGGVSFTAATPGDISMQNWTWGNDYRPGTAKDNLVYSRQQLQGTGQLQPGGWMGGLRTEALRKAEENALSFYYWLVAGTTDSQLGEGVKQQQTNNRFVSGLNSPMGTVHGLSKYPYMREGRRIIGRPSWGQPGGFGIWEIDISRRDYNDQYYSKTLPEDMYRRLRAAVAGLEAISVIDGKVPPDKAMRRTRSTIFPDAVGIGHYAIDFHPCMANSPPEAPGNTERPGERRGAGQAYPFQIALRAMIPQKIDNLLVGGKSIATSHIAAAAYRVHSFEWSSGAAAGTVASFAIKNAIAPYQLVDNLPKQEPQLEALKRLLQQNGNPTAFPDTSIFNENWDNWR; translated from the coding sequence ATGAAGCACAGACACAAAGTAGCTTATAGCTTAATATCGCTGATCGGTCTCAATTTCATATCTAGCTTAGTTGTATTTGATTCCGCGATCGCAGCACCAACGTCAAAGGCGATCGCTACACTACCAAGAACCCCAGATAAAAGTGTGAACTGCGAGATTTTAGTTGTGGGTGGTGGACTATCTGGTGTCGCCACAGCTTACGAAGGTTTGCTAGCAGGACGAACGGTTTGTCTGACGGAAATTACTGACTGGTTGGGAGGACAAATTTCTTCTCAAGGGACATCTGCGTTAGACGAACGCCCAACCCAACGGGCTCTCAAATTCTATTCTCGCGGCTACCTAGAATTGCGAAACCGCATTGGGCGCAAATACGGTAAACTTAACCCCGGTGACTGTTGGGTAAGTGACTCCTGCTTTCTTCCCCGCGATGCTCACGCCATTTTGGTCGATATGCTCAAAGATGCCGAAAAGCAGGGCAAAGGGAAGTTGCAATGGTTTCCCAACACGGTAATTAAGGATTTGGAAATTGCTGCTGATGGCAAAATAATTAATAGTGCGATCGCTATCCAACATCAACCACCAAAAGGCGCACCACCTCTCAATACCTTTACTTTATCTCAAAGTATTGAAGATTCTTATAGTTACGAAAACTCATCTCGATTTACTAAAACTATTCTCCGTTTTCTCCCCAAGGAAGTGAAAGGGGATGCTCCGAAGTGGTACGTCGTAGATGCCAGCGAAACTGGAGAAATTATTGCCCTTGCTGATGTTCCCTATCGATTAGGCATTGATGCCCGTTCTTACCTAGAACCCTCTTCTTCTAGCACCAATAACGATCCTTATTGCCCTCAAGGATTTACCTACACCTTTGCAATGGAGGCAACTAAGGAACCGCAACCCCAGGCAATGCCCCCATTCTATTTACAATATGCGCCATATTTTAGCTATGAATTAACCCGACTGGCTAACTTTGATTTAGTTTTCACTTATCGTCGCATTTGGAGTCCAAACAAAGGGAAACCAGCAAAATTTGGAGGTGTAAGTTTTACTGCTGCGACACCAGGGGATATATCTATGCAAAACTGGACTTGGGGTAACGACTACCGCCCCGGAACAGCCAAGGATAACCTAGTTTACAGTCGCCAACAGTTACAAGGAACTGGGCAGTTACAACCAGGAGGCTGGATGGGAGGACTGCGGACAGAAGCCCTCCGCAAAGCTGAGGAAAATGCCCTCTCATTCTATTACTGGTTAGTAGCTGGGACTACAGATTCCCAACTAGGGGAAGGTGTAAAGCAGCAGCAAACCAATAACCGCTTTGTTTCTGGGTTAAATTCCCCGATGGGAACAGTGCATGGCTTATCAAAATATCCCTATATGCGCGAAGGACGGCGCATCATTGGCCGCCCCAGTTGGGGACAACCTGGTGGCTTTGGTATTTGGGAAATTGATATTTCTCGCCGAGATTACAATGATCAGTATTACTCCAAGACTCTGCCAGAAGATATGTATCGGAGGCTAAGAGCAGCAGTTGCAGGTTTGGAAGCAATATCAGTAATTGATGGTAAAGTCCCACCAGACAAAGCAATGCGACGGACTCGTTCTACCATCTTCCCCGATGCTGTGGGTATTGGTCACTATGCTATAGATTTCCATCCTTGTATGGCAAATAGTCCCCCAGAAGCCCCTGGTAATACAGAACGTCCAGGTGAAAGGCGTGGTGCAGGCCAAGCTTATCCCTTCCAAATTGCTCTCAGAGCTATGATTCCTCAGAAAATTGATAATTTACTAGTAGGAGGCAAAAGCATTGCTACTAGTCATATTGCTGCTGCTGCCTATCGAGTTCATTCCTTTGAATGGTCGTCTGGCGCAGCTGCGGGAACTGTTGCTAGTTTTGCCATCAAAAATGCGATCGCACCCTACCAACTAGTCGATAATTTACCCAAACAAGAGCCACAACTCGAAGCACTCAAACGGCTTTTGCAACAAAATGGCAACCCCACCGCTTTCCCTGATACATCCATTTTTAATGAAAACTGGGATAATTGGCGGTAG
- a CDS encoding pentapeptide repeat-containing protein, with protein MFWRQGLAFLLGIIIWCVADPALAVDWTHPLSFSNAELSRRDFSGDSLQAAEFSNANMELANFSNADLRGAVMSASVMTKANLHGADLTNAMVDQVNLTKADLSDAIFKEALLLRAIFNDVNIDGADFTDAILDKAQIKELCTKASGVNSKTGVQTRESLGCQ; from the coding sequence ATGTTTTGGCGGCAAGGGTTGGCGTTCCTTCTTGGAATTATTATCTGGTGCGTGGCTGACCCCGCGCTGGCAGTAGACTGGACTCATCCACTGTCATTTAGCAATGCAGAGTTGTCAAGACGTGATTTTTCTGGTGACAGTTTGCAAGCTGCGGAGTTTTCTAACGCCAACATGGAACTGGCTAACTTTTCAAACGCTGATTTGCGGGGAGCAGTCATGAGTGCTTCGGTGATGACAAAAGCAAATCTCCACGGAGCAGATTTAACGAATGCAATGGTCGATCAGGTAAACTTGACTAAGGCCGATTTGAGTGATGCAATTTTCAAAGAAGCTCTTTTGCTCCGTGCCATCTTTAATGATGTGAATATAGACGGTGCAGATTTTACAGATGCAATTTTGGATAAAGCGCAAATTAAAGAACTGTGTACAAAAGCCAGTGGTGTGAATTCCAAAACAGGTGTGCAAACTCGTGAATCTCTAGGATGTCAATGA
- a CDS encoding 5-(carboxyamino)imidazole ribonucleotide synthase — protein sequence MKRVGVIGGGQLAWMMADAAQKLGVELVVQTPSVHDPAVSIAQETLFAPVDDASATQILAQKCDVITFENEFVNLQALSVLAEQGVCFRPSLKALAPLLDKYHQRCYLRDLGLPVPRFFALDEVEHLESKIEYLGFPAVLKARRHGYDGQGTFIIQDFDTLEQKLSYETITKPLNESLFLLEEFVPFERELAIIAARSVEGEIVTYPVVETQQEQQVCRRVIAPADITPNQVAEIQAIAHTLLNSLEVVGIFGIELFLRHDGKVLVNEIAPRTHNSGHFSIDACETSQFEQHLRAVCGLPLGNPALQCAGAVMVNLLGYENSHSDYQSQRQQLAEIPQAHVHWYGKTESRPGRKLGHVTVLLDNQNRESASAIAHTIESIWYPR from the coding sequence ATGAAACGTGTTGGTGTAATTGGTGGTGGGCAACTTGCCTGGATGATGGCGGATGCAGCACAGAAGCTAGGAGTAGAATTAGTAGTACAAACTCCAAGCGTTCACGACCCGGCCGTGTCAATCGCTCAGGAAACTCTCTTCGCGCCAGTTGATGACGCAAGTGCTACGCAAATATTAGCTCAAAAATGCGATGTCATCACCTTTGAAAATGAATTTGTTAACCTGCAAGCTTTATCTGTTTTAGCAGAGCAAGGTGTTTGTTTCCGTCCCAGCTTAAAAGCTTTAGCTCCACTTTTAGATAAATATCATCAGCGTTGCTACTTACGCGATTTGGGTTTACCAGTTCCTCGATTTTTCGCCCTTGACGAGGTAGAACATCTCGAATCAAAAATAGAATATCTAGGTTTTCCAGCAGTCCTCAAAGCCCGCCGCCACGGTTATGATGGTCAGGGTACTTTCATAATTCAGGATTTTGATACTTTAGAGCAAAAGCTAAGTTATGAAACTATAACAAAACCTTTAAATGAATCACTTTTCTTGTTAGAAGAATTTGTCCCTTTTGAAAGAGAACTAGCAATAATTGCAGCGCGTTCTGTGGAGGGAGAAATTGTAACTTATCCAGTAGTGGAAACCCAACAAGAACAACAAGTGTGTCGGCGGGTGATTGCGCCTGCTGATATTACACCCAATCAAGTAGCAGAAATTCAAGCGATCGCACATACTCTATTAAATAGTCTAGAAGTAGTAGGAATTTTTGGAATTGAGCTATTTCTCAGGCATGATGGCAAAGTGCTGGTAAATGAAATTGCGCCTCGTACCCACAATTCTGGGCATTTTTCTATTGACGCTTGTGAAACCTCTCAATTTGAACAGCATCTCAGGGCTGTTTGTGGTTTACCTTTAGGGAATCCAGCTTTGCAGTGCGCTGGTGCTGTGATGGTTAACCTGCTGGGGTATGAAAATTCTCACAGCGACTACCAAAGCCAGCGTCAACAATTAGCCGAGATTCCCCAGGCGCACGTTCACTGGTATGGGAAGACAGAATCACGTCCTGGGCGGAAGTTAGGGCATGTTACGGTTTTACTGGATAATCAAAATAGAGAATCGGCAAGTGCGATCGCCCACACCATAGAATCTATCTGGTATCCCAGGTAA
- a CDS encoding ATP-binding sensor histidine kinase, with translation MVSIPGYHVSKELYNGSRTLVYRANRETDQKSVVIKLMKTVYPSFIELIQFRNQFTIAKNLNLPGIIQTYSLEPYQNGYALVMEDFGGISLKDYLTSVETRYIASLQEFLQVAIALCNTLDILIRHRIIHKDIKPANILINPETKEVKLIDFSIASLLPRETQTLMSPNVLEGTLGYLSPEQTGRMNRGIDYRTDFYSLGVTFYELLTGELPFKSHEPMELVHCHIAKLPLLVHEINPQIAPVLSSIVNKLMAKNAEDRYQSAFGLKYDLENCLAQLKETGKIVSFPIAQRDVCDRFIIPEKLYGREHEVETLLKAFDRVTNNQTELMLVAGFSGIGKTALVNEVHKPIVRQRGYFIKGKFDQFNRNIPFSAFVQAFRDLMGQLLSESDTQLSTWKSKILQVLGDQGQVILEVIPELEQIIGQQLPATELSPSAAQNRFNLLFQKFIQVFTTKEHPLVIFLDDLQWGDSASLKLIQLLMSKSGSGALLLIGAYRDNEVSTAHPLMLTLADIRKVNATIHSIALAPLNKASLNQLMVDTFSCSGEIAQPLTQLVYQKTQGNPFFATQFLKALYEDGLITFNFSQGYWQCDIAAVKALALTDDVVEFVALQLQKLPAATQNVLKLAACIGNQFDLLTLAIVSEQSETETAASLWKALQEGLVLPTSEVYKFFQDSGHDCNSNPLNYNLQVPIYKFLHDRVQQAAYSLIPDEDKQFTHLKIGQLLLQNTSESQQEERIFEIVSQLNCGMALITQPSEHQQLAQLNLNAGRKAKEATAYGAAIHYLKSGMQLLTINSWEIAYELTRSLYEEAAEAAFLNNEFEQMESLIQVVMEETTTLLDRVKVYEVQLQADQVRNQSFKAIAIGRELLAQLGVTLPESVTPPDIEQSVVNTLSTLAARSIEGLVDLPLMNDPKALVALRIMASIAPAIHQAAPYLFPIIACEEVNVSLKYGNAPLSAPGYADFGIVLNICNQMESGSEFGQLALMLVDRFQAKSVQSMTIFKVGALNQFNKQHVRASISLLQESHRFGLETGDFFHVLASMIFKLFYVYLSGTEVLEILLADIKAYKSNFAQNQRLLNWSNIICHSINNLTESSDNSERFIGEDCQEEQLLSTLIEENDELTLHIFYLSKLTLNYLFENFPAAVENANQGEQYLNGGAGMLSVPVFYYYDSLSRLAVYSTAEPSQQEQLLLKVGENQEKLQFRAKFAPMNFQHKFELVEAERYRALGDKLAAIELYDRAIFLAKENEYIPEEALSNELAAKFYLDWGKEKIAQVYMQEAYYCYARWGAKAKTEDLEKRYPQLLAPILQGQHHRLQLSSTIDGSSFPHQTIHTNLSSSSISEALDFATIFKASQALSSEIQLEQLLTTLLQVVMENAGAQKAALLVLQQGDLVVEAIATINEGVTLVSVPLSISEGIPITLVNYVKRRLKTVVLDDATAQTDFIADSYFMQQQPKSVLCTPMLNQGKLIGLLYLENPLTIGAFTSDRTEVIQLLCTQAAICLENARLYQESQNYAHQLERSLQELEHTQLQMVQNEKMATLGNLVAGVAHEINNPIGFLKGSLNNAEEYIQDLLAHIQCYQQHHPTSAIAVIEHGEEIDLEFLTQDLPKLVSSMKVASERIKDISISLRTFSRADTTEKVACNLHEGIESTLLILKYRLKANEKRPAIEVITEYGKLPLVKCFLGQLNQVFMNILANAIDALDTSSEGLSFAQAQANHHQILINTEVSSDHKVTIRIKDNGQGMPEEIRARIFDHLFTTKEVGKGTGLGLAIARQIVEETHNGRLRCNSVLGEGTEFVIEIPVF, from the coding sequence ATGGTCAGCATTCCCGGATATCACGTTAGCAAAGAACTCTACAATGGTTCTCGAACCTTGGTTTATCGCGCTAATCGAGAAACTGACCAAAAATCTGTAGTGATTAAGCTGATGAAAACTGTTTATCCCAGTTTCATTGAATTGATCCAGTTTCGGAACCAGTTCACCATCGCCAAAAATTTAAATCTACCTGGAATCATCCAGACATACAGCCTGGAACCCTATCAGAATGGCTATGCGTTAGTGATGGAAGACTTTGGGGGAATTTCTCTCAAAGATTATTTGACCTCTGTAGAGACACGATATATCGCGTCTCTACAAGAGTTTTTACAAGTAGCGATCGCACTGTGCAATACATTAGATATTCTAATTCGTCATCGGATCATTCACAAAGATATTAAACCCGCCAATATTTTAATTAATCCAGAAACTAAAGAAGTTAAGTTAATTGACTTTAGTATTGCATCTCTGTTGCCACGAGAAACTCAAACCCTGATGAGTCCTAATGTGCTAGAAGGGACACTCGGCTATTTGTCTCCAGAGCAAACTGGACGAATGAATCGGGGAATTGATTACCGGACTGATTTTTATTCCCTAGGTGTAACATTTTACGAGTTACTAACAGGGGAATTACCATTTAAATCGCACGAGCCGATGGAATTGGTACATTGTCATATTGCAAAACTTCCGCTTTTAGTACATGAGATTAATCCCCAAATTGCGCCTGTACTCTCATCCATTGTGAATAAACTGATGGCGAAAAATGCCGAAGACCGCTATCAGAGCGCATTTGGGCTGAAATATGATTTAGAAAATTGTTTAGCTCAACTCAAAGAAACGGGGAAAATTGTAAGTTTTCCAATTGCTCAACGGGATGTGTGCGATCGCTTTATTATCCCAGAAAAACTCTATGGTCGTGAGCATGAAGTTGAAACTCTGCTCAAAGCCTTTGACCGTGTTACCAACAATCAGACAGAATTAATGCTGGTGGCTGGTTTTTCTGGTATTGGTAAAACTGCTTTAGTTAACGAGGTTCACAAACCTATTGTCCGGCAACGGGGCTACTTTATCAAAGGCAAATTTGACCAATTTAATCGGAATATTCCTTTCTCCGCTTTTGTGCAGGCGTTTCGAGACTTAATGGGGCAATTGCTCAGTGAAAGTGATACTCAATTGTCAACTTGGAAAAGTAAAATCTTACAAGTTCTGGGCGATCAAGGACAAGTCATTCTTGAGGTAATTCCCGAACTCGAACAAATTATTGGTCAACAACTACCTGCAACCGAACTTTCACCAAGTGCAGCACAAAATCGCTTTAATTTACTCTTTCAAAAGTTTATTCAGGTATTCACTACAAAAGAACATCCATTAGTAATTTTCCTTGATGATTTGCAGTGGGGCGATTCTGCATCACTCAAATTGATACAGTTGTTGATGAGTAAATCAGGAAGTGGAGCTTTACTTTTAATTGGAGCTTATCGAGATAATGAAGTATCTACCGCGCATCCGTTAATGTTGACTTTAGCAGATATTCGCAAAGTCAATGCCACGATTCATAGTATTGCTTTAGCTCCGTTAAATAAAGCTAGTTTAAATCAATTGATGGTTGATACCTTTAGTTGCTCAGGTGAAATTGCCCAACCCCTAACGCAACTCGTCTATCAAAAAACTCAAGGGAATCCATTTTTTGCAACGCAATTTCTCAAAGCATTATATGAAGATGGACTGATTACTTTTAATTTTTCTCAAGGTTACTGGCAATGTGATATTGCTGCTGTGAAGGCACTTGCTCTGACCGATGATGTGGTAGAGTTCGTAGCGCTACAGTTGCAGAAGTTGCCAGCAGCAACGCAAAATGTGTTGAAATTAGCCGCGTGTATTGGCAACCAGTTTGATTTGCTAACCTTAGCAATTGTTTCTGAACAATCGGAAACCGAAACGGCAGCATCTTTATGGAAAGCTTTGCAAGAAGGGTTAGTTTTACCTACTAGCGAAGTTTATAAATTCTTTCAAGATAGTGGGCATGATTGTAACTCAAATCCTTTAAATTACAATTTACAAGTCCCTATCTACAAATTTTTACATGACCGTGTGCAGCAAGCGGCTTATTCGCTAATTCCAGATGAAGATAAACAATTTACCCATCTTAAAATTGGTCAATTACTGTTGCAAAATACCTCTGAGTCTCAGCAAGAGGAACGAATTTTTGAGATTGTCAGTCAGTTGAATTGTGGAATGGCGCTAATCACCCAGCCAAGTGAACATCAACAATTAGCTCAGTTAAATTTGAATGCTGGTCGAAAAGCGAAAGAAGCTACTGCTTATGGTGCAGCAATTCATTATCTCAAGTCGGGAATGCAATTGCTGACAATTAATAGTTGGGAAATCGCTTATGAACTGACTCGAAGTTTATACGAAGAAGCTGCCGAAGCTGCTTTTCTCAACAATGAATTTGAGCAGATGGAATCTCTTATCCAGGTCGTCATGGAAGAAACAACCACCTTACTGGATAGGGTGAAAGTTTATGAAGTTCAACTCCAAGCCGATCAGGTGCGGAATCAATCATTCAAAGCGATCGCAATTGGGCGTGAACTTCTCGCTCAACTTGGGGTAACATTACCTGAATCAGTAACACCTCCAGACATTGAGCAATCTGTAGTCAACACGCTCTCCACCTTGGCTGCTAGAAGTATTGAGGGCTTAGTTGATTTGCCATTGATGAATGACCCCAAAGCTTTGGTTGCTTTGCGAATTATGGCTAGCATCGCTCCCGCCATCCATCAGGCTGCGCCTTATCTGTTCCCAATTATTGCCTGCGAAGAGGTGAATGTATCTCTTAAATACGGCAATGCACCACTTTCTGCACCAGGGTATGCAGATTTTGGAATTGTACTTAATATTTGTAACCAAATGGAGTCAGGTTCAGAATTTGGCCAGCTAGCTTTAATGCTTGTAGATAGATTTCAAGCAAAATCTGTTCAAAGCATGACTATATTTAAGGTGGGTGCATTGAATCAATTTAATAAACAACACGTTCGCGCCTCAATTAGTTTATTACAGGAATCCCATCGTTTTGGATTAGAGACAGGCGACTTTTTTCATGTGCTTGCATCCATGATTTTCAAGTTATTCTATGTCTATTTAAGTGGCACAGAAGTTTTGGAAATTCTCTTAGCAGATATCAAAGCTTACAAGTCTAATTTTGCCCAAAATCAGCGCTTATTAAATTGGTCTAATATAATCTGTCACAGTATTAACAATTTAACCGAATCTAGCGATAATTCAGAGCGTTTCATTGGTGAAGATTGTCAAGAAGAACAACTTTTATCTACGCTGATCGAAGAGAACGACGAATTAACACTCCACATCTTTTACCTAAGTAAGTTAACACTCAATTATCTTTTTGAGAATTTTCCGGCGGCAGTTGAGAATGCAAATCAGGGAGAGCAATACCTTAACGGTGGCGCAGGAATGCTATCTGTGCCTGTTTTCTACTACTACGATTCTTTGTCTCGGCTGGCTGTCTATTCAACGGCTGAACCATCTCAACAAGAACAATTACTCTTAAAGGTTGGCGAAAACCAGGAAAAATTGCAGTTTAGAGCCAAATTTGCACCGATGAATTTCCAGCACAAATTTGAATTGGTGGAAGCAGAACGCTATCGGGCTCTGGGCGACAAGTTGGCAGCAATAGAATTATACGATCGCGCAATTTTTCTGGCGAAAGAAAACGAATATATCCCAGAAGAAGCTTTGAGCAATGAGCTAGCTGCCAAGTTCTACCTCGATTGGGGCAAAGAAAAAATCGCCCAAGTTTATATGCAAGAAGCTTATTACTGTTATGCTCGTTGGGGCGCTAAAGCCAAAACTGAGGATTTAGAAAAACGCTATCCTCAACTTCTGGCTCCCATCTTACAAGGGCAGCATCATCGCTTACAACTGAGTTCAACCATTGATGGATCGTCATTCCCACATCAAACTATCCACACAAACCTTTCTAGCAGCAGTATTTCTGAAGCCCTCGATTTTGCCACCATCTTTAAAGCCTCACAAGCTCTATCTAGTGAAATTCAATTAGAGCAATTACTTACTACCCTTTTGCAAGTGGTGATGGAAAATGCCGGCGCACAAAAAGCTGCTCTGCTTGTACTCCAACAGGGTGATTTAGTGGTTGAAGCTATAGCCACCATCAACGAAGGAGTGACTCTGGTATCAGTACCATTGTCAATCAGCGAAGGCATTCCCATTACACTGGTAAACTATGTCAAACGCCGCTTAAAAACTGTTGTGCTAGATGATGCAACAGCACAAACTGATTTTATCGCCGATTCATATTTCATGCAGCAACAACCTAAGAGTGTGTTGTGTACGCCGATGTTAAATCAGGGTAAACTCATCGGGCTGCTATATCTAGAAAATCCGCTGACAATTGGTGCATTTACGAGCGATCGCACCGAAGTTATCCAACTGCTATGCACCCAAGCTGCCATTTGTCTAGAAAATGCCCGTCTTTATCAAGAATCTCAAAATTATGCTCATCAACTAGAGAGATCGCTACAAGAACTAGAGCATACCCAATTACAAATGGTGCAAAATGAAAAAATGGCAACCTTGGGTAATTTAGTTGCTGGGGTGGCACATGAAATTAATAATCCCATTGGATTTTTGAAAGGCAGCCTTAACAATGCCGAAGAGTATATTCAAGACTTACTCGCCCATATCCAATGCTACCAACAACATCATCCCACTTCTGCGATCGCAGTCATTGAGCATGGCGAAGAAATTGACCTAGAATTCTTGACTCAAGACTTACCAAAGCTCGTAAGCTCAATGAAGGTGGCAAGCGAACGGATTAAAGACATTAGCATTAGTCTTCGCACCTTTTCCAGAGCCGATACAACCGAAAAAGTTGCTTGTAATCTCCATGAAGGGATTGAGAGTACGCTGTTGATTTTGAAGTATCGCCTCAAAGCTAACGAAAAGCGTCCAGCAATTGAAGTTATCACCGAATACGGTAAATTACCACTAGTCAAGTGCTTTTTAGGACAATTAAATCAAGTATTTATGAACATCCTTGCTAATGCAATTGATGCCTTAGATACATCCAGTGAGGGGCTTTCTTTTGCCCAAGCGCAAGCTAACCATCACCAAATACTGATTAACACCGAAGTATCCAGTGACCACAAGGTGACAATTCGCATCAAAGATAACGGTCAGGGGATGCCAGAGGAGATTAGAGCCAGGATCTTTGACCACCTGTTTACAACAAAAGAGGTTGGAAAGGGAACAGGATTAGGATTAGCGATCGCTCGTCAAATTGTCGAGGAAACCCATAATGGAAGGTTGAGGTGTAATTCTGTGCTTGGTGAAGGAACAGAATTTGTCATTGAAATTCCGGTGTTTTAA